The proteins below are encoded in one region of Ammospiza caudacuta isolate bAmmCau1 chromosome 33, bAmmCau1.pri, whole genome shotgun sequence:
- the LOC131570286 gene encoding zinc finger protein 239-like, producing the protein MESREDKCPRQNLVEEAVLSGSTAQEANREEKPRRCRTRRGCKRSQRGSEGERASLGREGGRRRSQSSELVLHEQLPGGEKPHTCVECGKSFRWKGDLIRHQRTHTGERPYECGECGKSFSVSGNLTTHQRIHTGERPYKCSECGMCFSLSSTLVTHQRTHTGERPYECSKCGKRFKTSSHLLQHYRIHREERPFQCPDCGKGFKHSSSLITHRHIHTGERPYECDKCRKRFPTSSCLLLHYRIHTEERPFRCLDCGKGFKHNSNLVTHRRIHTRERPYECPQCGKSFSSSSSLTQHQRRHY; encoded by the coding sequence atggagagcagggaggacaaatgccCGCGGCAGAACCTGGTGGAAGAGGCCGTTTTGAGCGGCTCCACGGCGCAGGAAGCCaacagggaggaaaagcccCGGAGATGCCGcacgaggaggggctgcaaacgcaGCCAGCGGGGATCTGAGGGggaaagagccagcctgggccgGGAAGGCGGCCGGAGACggagccagagctcagagctggtgctccatgagcagctccctggtggggagaagccccacacatgcgtggagtgtgggaagagcttcaggtggAAAGGCGACCTGATCAGgcaccagaggacccacactggggaacggccctacgagtgtggggagtgtgggaagagcttcagcgTGAGTGGCAATCTGACCAcgcaccagaggatccacactggggagaggccgTACAAGTGTTCTGAGTGTGGGATGTGCTTCAGTCTGAGCTCCACCCTGGTCACgcaccagaggacccacactggggagaggccctatgagtgttccaagtgtgggaagaggtttaAGACCAGCTCCCATCTACTCCAGCACTATCGGATTCACAgggaggagaggcccttccaatGCCCGGACTGCGGGAAGGGATTCAAGCACAGCTCCTCCCTCATCACCCATCGGCACAtccacacaggggagaggccctacgagtgtgataAATGCAGGAAGAGGTTTCCGACCAGCTCCTGTCTCCTGCTGCACTATCGgattcacacagaggagaggcccttccgctgcctCGACTGCGGGAAGGGATTCAAGCACAACTCCAACCTTGTcacccaccggcgcatccacactagggagaggccctacgagtgtccccagtgtgggaagagcttctccagcagctctagCTTGACCCAACACCAACGGAGGCACTACTAA